The window TCGAACGCCAATGCCACTTCATCGGCGCCGACGGCGACCGCCCCCGCATCGCATGAGACAAAAATCTTCATCATCGCTGTGCCTCCGCGACCAGCGCATCGATGCGCTTCTCATCGAGACGGCCGACCAGGCGACCATCGAGCATCGCCGATGGCGCCGTGGCGCAGAGCCCGAGGCAATAGATCGGCTCCAGCGTAACCCGCTGATCGGGCGTGGTCTTTCCCATGGCGACGCCGAGCTTTGCTTCCGCGCGCGCGGCCAGCGCGTCGCCGCCGGCGGCCTGGCAGGCTTCGGCGCGACAGAGCTTCAGCACATGGCGCCCGGCCGGCTCGTGTCGGAAGTCATGATAGAAGGTGAAGACGCCATGGACTTCGGCGCGCGACAGGTTGCGCGCCTGGGCGATCATCGGGATCGCCGCTTCCGGCACATAGCCG is drawn from Nitrobacteraceae bacterium AZCC 2146 and contains these coding sequences:
- a CDS encoding formate dehydrogenase subunit gamma (product_source=KO:K00127; cath_funfam=3.40.30.10; cog=COG1905; ko=KO:K00127; pfam=PF01257; superfamily=52833), whose translation is MSSVYEPWNADRGAEIIAGLSDVEGGTIVILHALQEAFGYVPEAAIPMIAQARNLSRAEVHGVFTFYHDFRHEPAGRHVLKLCRAEACQAAGGDALAARAEAKLGVAMGKTTPDQRVTLEPIYCLGLCATAPSAMLDGRLVGRLDEKRIDALVAEAQR